The stretch of DNA GCTTGACGATCTGTTTTTCCCTTTATACCACAGTTTTCTAATCCTGAATTTATAAAGAAAGCGCCATTCCCATTTACATCACTTTGCTGTAAATCAACATCACCTGTCTGTGAATCGAATAAATCGCCTATCCTAAATTCCTTAAACCCACCCTCGTTCCCGGATACTTTAGAACGAGGGTGAGCTATTTTCCCAAGCGTTCATCTCCATTCTTGATTAAATCGCTGATTTGCCAAGCCATATATTCCTTGACAACCTTCTTAAAATCATCTTCAGTGGGTTTAATGTCAATTTTCTTGTGCTGGCTATATGTCCAATCATTCCCTTCGAGTGTTATGTAGTCTTCTACAAAACAGTCTTTGTAGTAGTTTAGATTCTTGTTATCCTTCCCTTTACCGCGAACTACAAGATTTACGAGTTCCGCATAGCGTTCTTTGGCGTTGTCAACATCTTTAAGGTTTACACTTTGACTGGATTTTCGACGATTTTGCCTAGCGTACCCATCATTTGAAAAATCAATGAACTTTACAAGCTTTTCAGTGTCGTGCGGAGTGCCTACATCAAAAACATAAATTGCCGTTTGCACGCTTGATTTGCCAATAAACAAATCGGTGCTCATATGTATGGATGCAATCAAGGTATTTTTGTTCAAAATCTTTTTTGTGTATCCATCACCTTGTGTACTTCCTGCATTCTCTTGAATCAGAACCGCTGCTTTACCGCCCTTCATCTTTGAAAGAGCTTTCTCTACAAAATTCAATCCTTTGCCGGGAGCAGAATAGGGAGGATTCAACAAGAATACATTTGCAGGAAATTCTTTGTCTTTCATTTCGCCTTGTTTATATTTTCCGTCATATTGCGTTGAATCCCCATTGATGATGTTTGACGAACCATCACCCATCAAAATCATATTCAAAACAGCAAGGATGTAAATTTCAGGAAGTTTCTCAATGCCTAAAAGCTTTTCTGCTTTAATCTTTGCGATTTCTTTTCGTAATTCTTCAGGGCTTTTTATTTTGTTTTTTGCATCTGCGATCATCAAATGCATCGCTGAAATTAAGAAACCCGCAGAACCGGTGGCATAATCCCAAACATAACTGTTCATGTTGACTTCTGTAAGTTTTGCCATCAATTCCGTTACGTACCGAGGGGTCAAAACAACATCATTTTCCGCACCATCGGGAACATCGACCCAGTCATTGAGAACATTGAAAAGTCTTCCCGTAAAATCAATATTATGCAAATCAGAAGTGAGATAAGGCAAAATATCTTTATGGAGAATGGCGTAGACTTTCCTGAGCTTGCTTTCGCCATTCTTCGGCGTATAAAGATCCTGATTTTTAAACACATTCGAAAGTTCATGCATTATTGCTTCGCGCTTCTCTTCAGGGAGATTTTTAACGCGTAAGAAGTCCTCTACCTTATCAATGATTTTTTGTGCATCATTAGATTTTTTTCCTAATTCTCCCTTTAATTCTTCAACTTCGAGACCTCCAGAAACACCTTCAACGCCAAGTCCCGCCATGATTAACCCGACAATAAGCATCACTCTTGACTTGACTGTAATGTTTAAATCGTCATGCATTGTTTGGTTGAGACGTTTTAACTTGCTTTCAATTTCATCTTCAAGAGCAAGTTTTCTGCTTTCTATTTCTTCTGGCGTCAATTTAAGCTCATCAATTTTTTTAAAGAATTCCTTCAAGTTTTTCTTTTTTAAAAAACTTAAGTCTGAAAAATCTCCGATTTTCTTGGGTATAGCGAGGTTGTCTTTTGATAAATAGTAAACGCCAATTTCTAGCTGTAATTCGTTGTCTTGCCTATACCCATTCACACCAATGGCAATTGCTTCTTTATATGTTTCAGTGAAATCAAGAATTGATTTCGCATAGTGAACGGCACCATTAACGGCATATTTTGTAACGGCTGTATAATCGGGTTCTCCTTTTTTATTCGTATTAGAAATCAAACCCTTTTCGTCTGTTTTTGCAAAATCACCTTTAGTTCCTTTGCATTCAATCATTACAGGGATGTTTCTGAAACCGACAGATACAAAGCATTTGATATCCGGAAGGTTTTGACCCGCCCCGCCTTTTTTGCTAGGAGCTGTTTTAAGAGCTTCATCGATTTCTGAGTTGATACTTTCTGTTTTGGTAAAGTACTTTTCTAGCTGATTTTTGCACCAATCTTCAACTTGTTCTTCTATGCTCTTTGCCATGACGGTTTCCTTTATTACGAGTTCCGTCTTTATTAAAAGCAAGATTCAAGTCTTTTTCTAAAATAAAAAAGGCGTGGAGTCGCAGTGCTTATCTAGTCTGCGGGCTACCACACCCTTCTACACAATAAGCACAAACGACCCACGCCCCGATAGGGACGTGAGCGTTCGTCTTATCCTCGTGTAGATTGAAAGTGGTAGTTTCAGACTAGAGAATAAGAGACGAATCTCAAAAATTCCGGTCGCTCCGAACCATTCGGTACGGGGCTATGTCAACTGCAATATAGATTATTGGAATGGCAAAAAATGCGAAAAAAATTGAAAACCTTGCTGAACGGGAAAAAAACGTCCATAACGCGACAAGTTCCGTTGCCAAGGGTGCCGTAAACCAGCTGCTGACAATACGAAATTGGGCTATCGGCTGCTATATAGTCGAATATGAGCAAGAGGGGGGCGACCGAGCCAAGTACGGGGCTCGCCTATTGCAGAATTTGGCGGATAAGTTGTCCATCAAGGGACTTGATCGACAGTTGCTGAATGCATGCAGGATTTTTTATGTGAAGTACCCACAGATTTGTGAGACAGCGTCTCACAAATTGCAGGGAATAGACTTTTTGCCCGAAAAAATGCCTTTTATAGAGAAAAAACTCAGGGGCCCAATTTGCGAGTCAGCGTCTCGCAAATTCGAAACGCCGCCAGAACTGCTTGTAACACGACTTTCTTTCTCGCGCGTTAGCAAATTGTTGATTTTGACACAGGTTCACAGAAAAGTACATAGAAAAGTACACAGAAAGTTGATATACTTTGTCAAATCGGCCCTGAAAAATGCCTTGATTGATGAAAAAACCGCAAATGTCCAAGGAAATGTCGGAGAAAATGTCGGAGAAAAGGAACGGGAAATTATTGAAATAATCGCATTGTCTCCGAGCATTTCGGCGAAAAACATAGCGCAAAAAATGGGAATGACTTCAAGACAGGTGGAACGGCTTTTGTCTCAGCTAAAAGCAAAGAGGTTGATTGAACGAGTTGGTCCTGACAAGGGTGGATATTGGAAAGTGAATTGAAAACCTAGTTCTCTTCGTCCAGACAATTCTTGATTTGCTTGCGGATGTATTCCTTGTGCGTGTCGATTCGTTCCAAGTAACGCGGGTTTACTATCGTGTCGCCGTCGCAAATCTGCTTCTTGGCGAGAACATCTACATCTGCATAAGAACGGCTGATATGTACGTCTGCCAAACAGTTGGAATCGCTTTCCGAAAGGTTGTTCTCTGCCGCATTCTTGGCGCTGTCCAAAAGAGCGTCCTTGTCTTTTGTAAAGATTTCTGCCATTTCTGAATAAGTGGCGAAATCATTCTTTTGGCAGAGCGGAGACGGAGGCGGAACGCTGCTGCTGGATTCCGGCTCCGGTTCTGAGCTGGAACTCGATTGAAATTTCTCGGGATACTTTGCTCTATACTCTTCTTCGGTATAGAGAATTTTATCCCCATCAACATAAAAATTGGCGGGATATGTTTGCCCATCGGAACATTTATATACCGCAGTTCCCAAATCTCGATGTGTGCATGTGTTACTAGGCACCCCATAAAGAGGAACATCGTATTCGTCAAGGACTGCTTTTGTTTTGTCTTCGAGGAAATCTAGCTGCTCAAGGGTTCGGGTCTGGTTATTGGCAAGTTGTTCCTTTTTCCATCTTACTGTGGCTTGGTAGTCCTGTCCGTCAAGACATTCAAAAGTGGCTCCGACAAAGTTTTCCCAAGCGCAGTGGATGCTAGGGTCGCTTGCAAGCCTATAGGGCATCGAAGGGTCATAACTGGAACTGGATTCAGTTTCGCTTGAACTCGATAGAGTCTCTTCGGCGGAACTTGAACTTTCGCAAGCGTCGGAACTAGAAACGGCGCCCGAATCAATGTCGTAAACGGGTCTGACTCCATAGAGCGTGTCGGTCTTGATTCCGTCAAGGTCGTCGGGCTTGACGATAGAATCGGGTAGAGTTTCGTTGTTGTCTCCGCCTGTTACAGAAGCGCTTTCGCTATCGCCACCGCAGCTTGCCCAAAAGAATGCGGTCGATGACAACAGGACCTTTTTCCAGTGTTTGCGAATGTTCATAAGTTCTCCTCGATTTTCTATAACAGAAAAATACCCTTTTGCGAGGGTATTTTCTACTAAAAAATGATTTTGTTCTGGATTATTTGTATAAAATCGTGTAAACTAGCGGCTTAAAATGGGGTAGTAGGCGCCTTTGGCGGCCTTCCCCGGAACGTTACGGCCTTTGATGTCTGTGGCGCGGTTTTTGCCTGCCTCATAGCCGCGATTTCCCCGGCTTTCTGCAAAGCGACCCTTCCCGATGGCGGTGCTATTTTCGTCAAGGAGTCCTTCGATGACCGCAGCGCTACCGTCTAGGCTTGCCTTGTAGGGAATAGTAGCGTCTTTCAGAAGCTTGTCGCCGGTGATAGTGACTTCGGGTGATTCGCTGTCGCCGATTTGGATGCCTGCTACAGTAAAGGTTGCTTCTTTGCCGGGCAAGAGTCCCTTGAGAGACTTTTCGCTGCGCACGCCCTTCACGGTTATGTAGGCGTTGTGGTAGAGCGGAGCGATGCCGATATTTTTCACGCGGACAGCTGCTGAAACCTTGTTGACTGCGTAGCCTGTGTTTTCAAACTTGTAGCCTGCATAAGAACTCGCTTCGTACACGCGGTCTTTGGTGGCGTATTGGCCTTCGGGCGCGTCGTTGCCGATTACGTATGTCATGTGGTACTTGGCGGCGGCATCTTCCCAGGTGACGCCGTAAAGGCCTGCAGGGTTCAAGAATTCGTGCTGGTCCTTGTCTTCGTAATAACTGATTTCACCGCCGGCGGGTGATGTTTGCCAGCGATCGGTGCCCATGGTTTGCCAGTTCTTTTCGTTATCGCCGTCACCTTGGGATATGTCGTGTTCCTTGTGCATAAAGGAGTCGTCGAACAGGCCGAATTTGAGCCCGAGCAAGGTTTTGTTGCCTGCGATGGGGGTGTATTCATCGTCTGCGGCGTCAATGGAAATGCTCCAAGGGGTCTCTACGAACAATGTGTCAAGATGCCTTAGGAAATGGCTTTGGTAGTCCTTGGAAGGAAAGTTCGAACCGAGATTGAGCTTGGTGCCGTAAATATGGTATTCGGCCCAGTGTCCGAAACCGGCCTGCACGAATGCAATGCGCGGGTCCTTGTCGTATTTTGCGGCAAAGTCGGCGTAGAATTGCTTGTAGAACCACTGGAGTGCGGTACTACTCCAGTCGGCATAGTAAGTGGGACCGTCGCCGCCCGGGTTTTCGGAGAAGGTTTCCAGGTAATTGCTGTTGGCAGCGAAGTAGCTGGGAACTGCGGTGGCGCCTTTCACGCCCTCGGTGCAGTTGGGGGCATTTTCGATGGTCTCGTTCGGGTATTCAATGCGAAAGCGTACAATGGCTTGGTGTCCACGGCTCTTGATGTCGTCAAGGAGCTTTTCAAAACTGCTCCAGTCGTAGTTAAGCTTGTCGCCGGTCATGCCTGTTACCACGGCGCAGGGGAGGCAATACGAAAATTCGAGCGAGATGGCGCTCTGCAAGTTCTTTTGGCTTTTCGCTTGGTCGGGCCAGAAAACGATTCCCTTCATGGGCTCGAGCGATTCAATGCTCTTGTTTAATGCAACGGAACGGTCCGCCGCGAATGCATTTGCTGCGAGTAAGCCCGTCGCCAAAAACGCAACCGCGCCACTCGCGATTTTTCGATTTTTCACCATACACACTCCGTTTTAAAAACTTCGCCTTTACAAATCTATCGCCTTGAGCGTTTGGAGTCAAGTAAAATTATGGATTTTTTGCCTTGAACGCGGTGGCCGCGAATATCGATTTGCTTGCCGGTTGCGCTATTGGTGCGAATAATGCCGTTGCGGGACTTTTTGATTGCAACGCTGTTGTCGCGGAGTACCACAGCGATGCTGTCGAGAATCGGGTTTCCGGTACCTTCTATATAGTCGTGCGAAACTTCCCACACCATGATGCCTGCGTAGCCGTTTTCCTTGACCCAACGGCTCTTGACTGCAGAAGAGTGCGGGTCCTCGAAGGTGACGTAGCCGGTGGATGATACGCCATAGGGCTCCACGGCGATACTGTCATAGAAATATTCCCAGTCGGTGTTCTTGACAATATCCTTGTAGGCGACTTGCTTTGCGGATCCTTTGGTAAAATCGGTTCCGGGACCTGTGGCACCCTTGAATTCGAAACCGAACGAGGGAATTCCGAAGACCATTTTTTCGGTAGGAACGCCGCGTTTTTTCCAGTAGTCGCGAGTTTCTTCCCACGACCAGGTGGTGTAACCTTCGTGGGGGTAAAGCGGTGAATCGAACATGGCTTTTTCATCCCAGTCGCCGGTCATGTCGTAGGTCATGAACCCGAACCAGTCCAGATTTTTCACGAGGACTTCGGGGGTGAACCATTTGCCGTAATAGGGCGAGCAGGGGAGTGCTGCCGAGAGCGTTTTGCCTTCGGGGAGCGCTTCGCGGAGCTCGGTGAGTAACTTGCTGTAGGCAATCGTGTCTGCTTCGGGCACGGGGTTGTATTCCCATTCCCAGTCCATGTCGAGACCGTCCAGGTTGTGGTCTGCAACGAATTTCACGAGGTTCTTGACGAACTTGCTGCGAAGGGCGTCATCCGATGCAACAGGCGCGAAATTTTCGCTCTGTCCGCCACCGCCGAGCGAAACAATCACCTTGGTGCCCACAGCGTGCGCAAGGGTTACCATGGAATCAAGTGCGCTCGGGTCTTCGGCGGCATCGCCTTTAAGCGAACCGTCCGTATTTGGCGTAATAAAACTCCACAGAACATGCGTGAGCTTTTCATAGGGCACTTTGTCTACCGTGTAGGCGGGCTTGTGCCATTTTCCCCAATCGGGGTAGTAGCCAATGAATAGGGGCTTGGCCCATGAGGCGCAAATTCCGAAAGTGATAAAAAATGCAATCCAGAGCTTGTTGCTTCTCATAGGCTCTCCTAATGAATAATCGTCTATCCGTCTTTAAAATAATATTTTTTTGTGATTTTAGTCTAGTTAGGAGTGTTTCGTATTAGGATTCGTTACGCTGTAATCTAGGATTTAAACGCTAAGTTTCTATATTTACATTCGATGAAATTACCTGTCGTATGTATAGTTGGACGCCCGAACGTGGGCAAGTCTTCTCTTTTTAACCGAATCTTGGGGCGTCGTGCCGCAGTCGTTTCTGACCGCGACGGCGTGACCCGCGATAGGCATTACCAGACGGCCAATTACAAGGGCCATGAATTTACGGTGGTCGATACCGGTGGATTCTTGCCGGACGATTCCATCGATGTGCTCGCCGATAGCGTGCGCACCCAGATTTTTAACGCCGTCGAAGAGGCTGACTTGGTGCTCTTCATGGTCGATGTCCGCGTGGGCATTACCAAGCTCGACGAACAGTTTGCCCGCATGATTCGCAAACTCGACAAGAAGGTGATTCTTGTGGCGAACAAGAGCGAAAACGGTGTCGACCGTCAGGAAAGCTACGAGTTCCTCAAGCTTGGCTTTGGCCTCCCGCGTACCATCAGTGCGCTCACGGGCTATGCTTGCCTTTCGCTCATGGACGAAGTGGTTGCGGTGCTCCCGACGCCGGTGCGTGGTGAACGTCGCGAAGAACGCCCGATTCGCTTTGCCATTCTCGGCCGCCCCAATGCAGGCAAGAGCACTCTCTTGAACCGCTTGCTGAACGAAGACCGCGCCGTGGTGTCCGATATTCCGGGTACAACGCGCGATTCCATTGACTGCGACTTTGCGGTCGATGGCGTCAAGTTCGTGGTGACTGATACGGCGGGCCTGCGCAAGAAGGCGAAGGTCGAAGACGAAGTTGAAATTTTCAGCAACATGCGTACCCTCGAAAGTATCCGTCGATCCGACGTGTCGGTACTCATGGTGGACTGCACTCGCGGTCTCGAAGTCCAGGATTTCCGCATTATTACCGAAATCCGCAAGGCGGGCAAGGGCTTGGTGCTAGTGCTCAACAAGTGGGACATTTTCCCGGACAAGACCGAAAAGTCCTTTGACCACATGGTCAAGGAAATGCTCGAACGCGAGCCGATGCTTGAATACGTGCCGATTATTTCGGCGAGCGCCAAGGAAGGCCAGCGTGTAAACCGCATTGTGCAGGCTATTCAGACGGTGTATGCCAACTGCCGTCGCGTCCTTGGCCGCGACCGTGTGGCAACCGCCTTTGCAAGCTTCTTGGAAAAGAATCCGGTGCCGAGCCAGAACGCCCGCGTGGTGCAACTGACTCGCGCTTGCCAGATCATGGTGGAACCTCCCGTGATTGCGATCGAAACTCGCACGCCGGAACTGGTGGCCGATTCTTACAAGCGTTACTTGCTCAAACAGTTTTACGAAGAATTCCAGCTGCAGGGCGCACCCCTCCGCTTGAACTTCGACCAGAAATTAACCCTTAGAAAGGATGAAGATCTTGAACAGTTTACTGAGTCTTCCAATAGCGTACTTGCTGGGGTCAATCCCCAGCGCGATCTGGATCGCAAAAATCGCAAAGGGAAAGTCGTTCGACATTAGAGATTACGGCTCCAAGAATGCGGGCCTCACCAATACATTCCGCGTGCTCGGCTGGAAACCCGCGCTCCCGGTAGTGTTCATGGACTTGATCAAGGGTATCCTTGGTCCGTGGATTGCTATTAAGATGTGCGATGCTCAGGTGGCCGCCGGTGGCGCAGACTACTCCCATTGGGTACCGCTTGTTGCAGGCCTTTTGGTGATTCTGGGACACAGCTTTACTTGCTTTGCCGGTTTCCGCGGCGGTAAGGGCGTGCTCGCCGCTTTGGGCGTGTTCTTGGCCCTTTGCCCGATTACGGCGCTTAGCGCTTTTGGTGTTTGGATTATCCTTACTTTTTCGACCAAGTATGTGTCTGTGGGTAGCATTGGCGCCTGCGTGGCGCTTGGTGTGTTTGCGGTAATGGGCTACCTCAAGTTGCCGTTCCCGCCTGACGACATTAACCTTGGCCTGATGATTACGTGCCTTATTGTGGCTGTTTTCGTGATTGTGAAGCACAAATCCAACATTAAGCGCCTTATGAACGGCACTGAAAACGGTTTTGGCAGCAAACGCAAGACTCCCAAGGCGTAATTATTGTAGATTATAGGAAAAAGTGATAGGCGAGGATTTATTATGAAGGTTACAGTTTTAGGAACTGGTGGTTGGGGCTTGTCCCTTGGCCAGGTGGTGTACGAAAACAAGAACGATGTGATGTTCTGGACCAATTCCCAGGCCGAAGTGGACCTGCTTTCGACAGAACACCAGTACAAGGATAAACTCCCTGGCGTTATTTTCCCGGCTGATTTTAAGTATAC from uncultured Fibrobacter sp. encodes:
- a CDS encoding N-6 DNA methylase → MAKSIEEQVEDWCKNQLEKYFTKTESINSEIDEALKTAPSKKGGAGQNLPDIKCFVSVGFRNIPVMIECKGTKGDFAKTDEKGLISNTNKKGEPDYTAVTKYAVNGAVHYAKSILDFTETYKEAIAIGVNGYRQDNELQLEIGVYYLSKDNLAIPKKIGDFSDLSFLKKKNLKEFFKKIDELKLTPEEIESRKLALEDEIESKLKRLNQTMHDDLNITVKSRVMLIVGLIMAGLGVEGVSGGLEVEELKGELGKKSNDAQKIIDKVEDFLRVKNLPEEKREAIMHELSNVFKNQDLYTPKNGESKLRKVYAILHKDILPYLTSDLHNIDFTGRLFNVLNDWVDVPDGAENDVVLTPRYVTELMAKLTEVNMNSYVWDYATGSAGFLISAMHLMIADAKNKIKSPEELRKEIAKIKAEKLLGIEKLPEIYILAVLNMILMGDGSSNIINGDSTQYDGKYKQGEMKDKEFPANVFLLNPPYSAPGKGLNFVEKALSKMKGGKAAVLIQENAGSTQGDGYTKKILNKNTLIASIHMSTDLFIGKSSVQTAIYVFDVGTPHDTEKLVKFIDFSNDGYARQNRRKSSQSVNLKDVDNAKERYAELVNLVVRGKGKDNKNLNYYKDCFVEDYITLEGNDWTYSQHKKIDIKPTEDDFKKVVKEYMAWQISDLIKNGDERLGK
- a CDS encoding DUF1016 N-terminal domain-containing protein, giving the protein MAKNAKKIENLAEREKNVHNATSSVAKGAVNQLLTIRNWAIGCYIVEYEQEGGDRAKYGARLLQNLADKLSIKGLDRQLLNACRIFYVKYPQICETASHKLQGIDFLPEKMPFIEKKLRGPICESASRKFETPPELLVTRLSFSRVSKLLILTQVHRKVHRKVHRKLIYFVKSALKNALIDEKTANVQGNVGENVGEKEREIIEIIALSPSISAKNIAQKMGMTSRQVERLLSQLKAKRLIERVGPDKGGYWKVN
- a CDS encoding DUF4832 domain-containing protein; translation: MVKNRKIASGAVAFLATGLLAANAFAADRSVALNKSIESLEPMKGIVFWPDQAKSQKNLQSAISLEFSYCLPCAVVTGMTGDKLNYDWSSFEKLLDDIKSRGHQAIVRFRIEYPNETIENAPNCTEGVKGATAVPSYFAANSNYLETFSENPGGDGPTYYADWSSTALQWFYKQFYADFAAKYDKDPRIAFVQAGFGHWAEYHIYGTKLNLGSNFPSKDYQSHFLRHLDTLFVETPWSISIDAADDEYTPIAGNKTLLGLKFGLFDDSFMHKEHDISQGDGDNEKNWQTMGTDRWQTSPAGGEISYYEDKDQHEFLNPAGLYGVTWEDAAAKYHMTYVIGNDAPEGQYATKDRVYEASSYAGYKFENTGYAVNKVSAAVRVKNIGIAPLYHNAYITVKGVRSEKSLKGLLPGKEATFTVAGIQIGDSESPEVTITGDKLLKDATIPYKASLDGSAAVIEGLLDENSTAIGKGRFAESRGNRGYEAGKNRATDIKGRNVPGKAAKGAYYPILSR
- a CDS encoding glycoside hydrolase family 18 protein, with amino-acid sequence MRSNKLWIAFFITFGICASWAKPLFIGYYPDWGKWHKPAYTVDKVPYEKLTHVLWSFITPNTDGSLKGDAAEDPSALDSMVTLAHAVGTKVIVSLGGGGQSENFAPVASDDALRSKFVKNLVKFVADHNLDGLDMDWEWEYNPVPEADTIAYSKLLTELREALPEGKTLSAALPCSPYYGKWFTPEVLVKNLDWFGFMTYDMTGDWDEKAMFDSPLYPHEGYTTWSWEETRDYWKKRGVPTEKMVFGIPSFGFEFKGATGPGTDFTKGSAKQVAYKDIVKNTDWEYFYDSIAVEPYGVSSTGYVTFEDPHSSAVKSRWVKENGYAGIMVWEVSHDYIEGTGNPILDSIAVVLRDNSVAIKKSRNGIIRTNSATGKQIDIRGHRVQGKKSIILLDSKRSRR
- the der gene encoding ribosome biogenesis GTPase Der; this translates as MKLPVVCIVGRPNVGKSSLFNRILGRRAAVVSDRDGVTRDRHYQTANYKGHEFTVVDTGGFLPDDSIDVLADSVRTQIFNAVEEADLVLFMVDVRVGITKLDEQFARMIRKLDKKVILVANKSENGVDRQESYEFLKLGFGLPRTISALTGYACLSLMDEVVAVLPTPVRGERREERPIRFAILGRPNAGKSTLLNRLLNEDRAVVSDIPGTTRDSIDCDFAVDGVKFVVTDTAGLRKKAKVEDEVEIFSNMRTLESIRRSDVSVLMVDCTRGLEVQDFRIITEIRKAGKGLVLVLNKWDIFPDKTEKSFDHMVKEMLEREPMLEYVPIISASAKEGQRVNRIVQAIQTVYANCRRVLGRDRVATAFASFLEKNPVPSQNARVVQLTRACQIMVEPPVIAIETRTPELVADSYKRYLLKQFYEEFQLQGAPLRLNFDQKLTLRKDEDLEQFTESSNSVLAGVNPQRDLDRKNRKGKVVRH
- the plsY gene encoding glycerol-3-phosphate 1-O-acyltransferase PlsY encodes the protein MLGSIPSAIWIAKIAKGKSFDIRDYGSKNAGLTNTFRVLGWKPALPVVFMDLIKGILGPWIAIKMCDAQVAAGGADYSHWVPLVAGLLVILGHSFTCFAGFRGGKGVLAALGVFLALCPITALSAFGVWIILTFSTKYVSVGSIGACVALGVFAVMGYLKLPFPPDDINLGLMITCLIVAVFVIVKHKSNIKRLMNGTENGFGSKRKTPKA